The following is a genomic window from Chryseobacterium ginsenosidimutans.
GAAATATGATCGTAAGTATCTGACTCTTGAATGTTTTCAGAATAAGTATTTAAAATATTTCTGATATATGAAGAAACAGGTTTTTGTTCTTCAATTTCCTTTTCTGACCAGTTTTCTGAAACGGGAAGCGTACCCGCAAGACTCATGGTTTCAAAAGCGTGAGTATTTTTATTGAATTTCCCTAGAACCTCTGAGAATGCTCCCATCCATGAATTATTAGCATCAATAAAGATATATCTGAAAGCATTCGGATAAGAATTGCAAAGGTTCTTAAAGCTCTCTTTTAAATCAATCTGTTGGAAATCGGTAAAGATTTTTCTTCTCGAATAAACCAGTTTCGGAAGTTGATTCACTTTGATAATTTCGATAACTTTTTCTAGATTTTCTAAATATTCTTGCTTTGTTTCAGCAATAAATTCGTTATCGTCTTTTTTCAAAAAGTTATAAGAAGTTACTATTTCAAAGTTTTCGTAATTTACTTCAACAATTTCTCCATTAAAGTTTAGGTGGCTTAAACCGTCAAAAGAATAAAATTGAATATGATTTTCGGTTTTATTTTCGCCTGTTGAATACAGTTTCTCGTCGAATGGGAATTTGAAATAAATCATTATGGATAAATTTTTGAAAAATCAGGGTTTTGAAATAATATAGGAAATTCCGAAATTGATTTTTCTTTCTGCAAAGGTATTGCTAGTCTTAAAAATGTCAAAATCAAACGAGCTGTTTTTTAACGAAATATTCTTCATTTGGTATTGCTGATAATCCAAAGACAATAAAATCTTCCTGAAAAGTCTGTATTGAACACCAAAAGAAAACCCGATGTTGGTTTGGTCAGCTTTAAAATCATCCAATTTATTAAGAATATTACTTTCAGGAACTAAAAACTGCATTTTGTAGACATTTTTATTAATCAAAAACCCTGCAAATGGTCGGATATTTTTCCATTCATAGAATAATTTTAATTGTAAAGCATATTCAAAATGTTTATTGTCAAATCTTTGGAAGAGAAGCGGTTGATGATCCTGAGTGAAATAAAATCCGTTGAGATAAGTGTCTTCTTTATTGGCATCAAGGTTGAAAGTAGAATTCCAATGGTAGATATTTGCAGAAATCATTAATGAAAGTTGCGGTGTAATAATATTTTTTGATAGCCAGATTCCCAGGTTTTCGCCAAATTGCTGTTTATTGGTAAATCCTTTTGTAAAAGAACTGTTTTTTATACCAATTCCTGCTTCAAAGCCGTATTGGAAAGTGCTTGCTTTTTGTTTTCTAGCTCTGTTTATTGCCCGTTGCTTTTCAAGTTCTTCTTTATAAATATTTCGGACGAATTTTGTTTCCACAATTTTTAATTCCGGAAATAATAGATCATTTTTTTTAAATTTTATAGGTTTCATCAAGTAAACCGTATCATGAACTACAACTTTTTCATAGACGTAAACGGTATCAACTTTCTTTTTCCTTTGCTTTTGAGCAAATGAAAAGTTGACGGTTATCATCAAAAAAACGAGTAGTAACTTTCTAAACATGATTGGTTATTAAGTTTATCTTTCTAAAAATATTGTGTCTCTTTTAATAATTTTCTTGACAATAATTACTTTTTTAGTTTCTTCATCTACTGAATCTTTAATAAAGCTTTTCTTTATGTTTTTACCTTTTTTACCTTCTTCATTTGTTTTGATTCTGGAAATTTCTTCCTGAGAATTTGTCAAAATTTCAGAAGTAGAGTTTTTATTAGCAGACTTATTATCTAAAGATACATTTGAAGCTTTTCCTAAATTTTCAACTTGGTAGCTTGAAATTTCTTGCTTTTCTTTAACTATAGCCGAGTTAATAATTGTTTTGTTTTGTGGAAACAAGTTTTTTGGGCTTAAAAAGAATATAGAACCCGCAATGATCACAAAAAATGTAGAAATAATTGCAACTTTTTTTGTTAAAACCTGTCCGGAATATGCTGAAAAAGTTAAACTTTTAATTATAATATCCTTAGGAATTTCAAGTTTTTTTGAAGGTGAAATTGTAAAATCTGAAAGTTTACTCTGAAAAGTTTGCGCCCAAAGCAATCCTCCAAGTCCGAAAATTACAAGTAGTTGTGCCATTTTCTTTTTCGGTGTGTTGTGATCAACAACATTATTCAGTAAATAATTCTGGACGGCTTTTTTCGCCCTCAAAAGATGAGATTTTGAGGTATTTACTGTAATTCCCAGCAAGCCCGAAATTTCTGCGTGCGAATGATTTTCAATAAAAAATAAATTGAAAACAGATTTGTGATGGGGTGGGAGGCTGTCTATCGAAGACAGTAATTCTTCATTGGTAAAATCATAAATGAAGACATTTTTTTCTTCCAAAAGATGGTGTTCCATTTCTGAAGTATCTGGAATTTCTGATGTTTCGGTAGTGATAAAGATATCTTTACTGTATTTGCGAATATGTTGTAAAGCATTGTTCACTACAATTTTTTTGAGCCAGGCAAATAATGCTTTTTCATCTTTTAATTGATGATCTTTCTGCATCGCAGTAATAAAACTGTCTTGAACAATGTCTTCTGCCGTGTAAATATCCTGTACATATCTGCGGCAAATCCCCAAAAGTTTTGGGGATAAACCTAAATAAATTTTGTTCCAGTCCGGCTTTATTTTAGACATAGTTCTAGTTTTCTACAACATAGATTGCATTAAAAGTTGACGTATAGTTTATAGTTCCGTTCTGTGTACCGTTTATATTTTGTGTTTCTACCCCATTGATAAATACTTTCCCGGTATAAGAATTAGTAGGAGTGCTATATTTTATCATATATACATTGTTGTTTAATACAAATAAATCCTGAATATAAGATAAAGAAGAGAAACTTGTATTAATTATGCTGTTATTTTTAAAATATTCGTTCCCTTGGTTGTAATAGGTAGTGTACAAATCGTTGCTATTTTCATCTGAAGCAATTTTTCCGTAGAAAGGAAGGCTTAAGCTGTAATCCCCGATTAGTGTTTCTGTATTTGCAGAAATATTTTTAGAATAATATTTAGCATTTTTCTGGAAAAGAATGTGTAAACCGCTTGTATTTTTTGCAAAATTGAATACATAATTCGGATTACCCAACGAGTTGAAAACGGTGTTTTTGAAATAACCTCTGTCTGTATTCTGATTGCTGTCTACAATAAGAGCAGAAACGTAAACATCTGCCCCGTTAATAAAAACTCCTTCTGCAGACGGACTGTACTGACTTTGGTAAAGAAGTGTTTTAACGCCGTTTTTCCAATAACAAAGTTCATATCTCTGCGCTGGAGTTGCCGGTGAGAGATTTTCAACGTATCCCGCAAAATAGATATCTCCGTTGTTGACAGCAAAACCTGTAATGTCATTTTGGGCAGTAGAAGGGATTCCCAGGTATTGTTTGATCTCACTTTTGATTCCGTTTTTCCAGAAGTAATGTATAGATTTGAATGATGTAGGAGTTGGCCCGTTACTTCCTGTAACATATACATTATTATTTTCAGCTTTAATTTCCAAAGGAACCAAGTTATCTCCACCGGTAAGATCTGTTTTCACATTGTTTTTCCAATAGCAGGCTTTGCTGTTTTCTCTTCCTGCAATATACACGTCGTAAGACTGTGCAACCGATTTTTCCATTTCTTCACTCATACTGCTCTCATTACTACAAGAATTAAAAACAGATAAAATGAACACACAAAAAGGTAAAAGTAATTTTTTCATAAAGAATTATTTTTTAAGTTTCTACCAATAAGATGCATAATTTTAGAAAGGTTGCAGTCATGATACAAAAAAAGCTCAAATTTTTTTGAGCTTTGTATTTTACGTTAATTAAAAACTATTTATTAATGATAGCATTCGTCATTGTTGTATGATTAATCAGCTGACCTTTTTCATCACGAATTTCAATTTCTGAAACATGCATTGTTTTTCCTTTTCGGATGAATCTGGCGACTGCAGTTACCATTCCGTCTTTTTTACTTCTTAAATGATTAGAATTGATATTCGTGCCCACTCCGAAATATTTTTCGCCATCAATAAAAATATTAGACAGGCTAGAACCCATTGTTTCTGCCAAAACACAGCTTGCTCCGCCGTGCATAATACCAAAAGGCTGGTGTATTTTCGGTGAAACAGGCATTGTTGCTGTTAACGTTTCATTTTCAAGATCAATATCTATGAATTTTATATCTAGGGTTTTTGCGAATGTTTCTTCACCCCATTGGTTGATGAATTCTAATATCTGTTCTTTTGTTTTATCTTTCGTATACATATCTACATGAGTAATGAATAATTGATAATAAGTAATTTCTAACTTTTAACTTCTGAATCATTTCCCATAATATTCGGATTCCAATTTTCAGGAATTTTTGGGACAATATCATTTTTGATATAATAATCCTGAATTTCTTTAACGATCTCTGAAAAAGGAACGGAAGCAATTCTTTCATACGGAATAGTATATCCTAAATAAACTGTTTTTCTTTTAAAATCTCCGGCTGCCAATACGATAGGTACTTTTGCCGCCAAAGCCATATGATAAAACCCTTTTCTCCATTTCGGAACCCAACTTCTTGTACCTTCCGGAGTGATGACCAAGCTGAAATTATCTTTTTCAAATTGTTTTGCGACAAAATTTACAAGATCATTTTTCTGGCTTCTGTCAATACCGATTCCTCCCAGACCTTTTACAAGCCCGCCGTACCATGCTTTTGTGTGAGCATCTTTAATGATGATTTTTAAGGGCTTTTTTAATGACCAATAGGCAAGATTTCCCAGGATATATTCCATATTGTGGGTGTGGGGTGCTACCACAAGAATACACCTGTTCAGGCTGTCTGCATCGCCCTGTAAAACGACTTTCCAACCCATTAGTTTTAGCATCAGTTTGCCAATCAGCTTTCTCATA
Proteins encoded in this region:
- a CDS encoding PaaI family thioesterase translates to MYTKDKTKEQILEFINQWGEETFAKTLDIKFIDIDLENETLTATMPVSPKIHQPFGIMHGGASCVLAETMGSSLSNIFIDGEKYFGVGTNINSNHLRSKKDGMVTAVARFIRKGKTMHVSEIEIRDEKGQLINHTTMTNAIINK
- a CDS encoding RNA polymerase sigma factor — its product is MSKIKPDWNKIYLGLSPKLLGICRRYVQDIYTAEDIVQDSFITAMQKDHQLKDEKALFAWLKKIVVNNALQHIRKYSKDIFITTETSEIPDTSEMEHHLLEEKNVFIYDFTNEELLSSIDSLPPHHKSVFNLFFIENHSHAEISGLLGITVNTSKSHLLRAKKAVQNYLLNNVVDHNTPKKKMAQLLVIFGLGGLLWAQTFQSKLSDFTISPSKKLEIPKDIIIKSLTFSAYSGQVLTKKVAIISTFFVIIAGSIFFLSPKNLFPQNKTIINSAIVKEKQEISSYQVENLGKASNVSLDNKSANKNSTSEILTNSQEEISRIKTNEEGKKGKNIKKSFIKDSVDEETKKVIIVKKIIKRDTIFLER
- a CDS encoding 1-acyl-sn-glycerol-3-phosphate acyltransferase; this translates as MRKLIGKLMLKLMGWKVVLQGDADSLNRCILVVAPHTHNMEYILGNLAYWSLKKPLKIIIKDAHTKAWYGGLVKGLGGIGIDRSQKNDLVNFVAKQFEKDNFSLVITPEGTRSWVPKWRKGFYHMALAAKVPIVLAAGDFKRKTVYLGYTIPYERIASVPFSEIVKEIQDYYIKNDIVPKIPENWNPNIMGNDSEVKS
- a CDS encoding outer membrane beta-barrel protein, encoding MFRKLLLVFLMITVNFSFAQKQRKKKVDTVYVYEKVVVHDTVYLMKPIKFKKNDLLFPELKIVETKFVRNIYKEELEKQRAINRARKQKASTFQYGFEAGIGIKNSSFTKGFTNKQQFGENLGIWLSKNIITPQLSLMISANIYHWNSTFNLDANKEDTYLNGFYFTQDHQPLLFQRFDNKHFEYALQLKLFYEWKNIRPFAGFLINKNVYKMQFLVPESNILNKLDDFKADQTNIGFSFGVQYRLFRKILLSLDYQQYQMKNISLKNSSFDFDIFKTSNTFAERKINFGISYIISKP
- a CDS encoding chorismate-binding protein; protein product: MIYFKFPFDEKLYSTGENKTENHIQFYSFDGLSHLNFNGEIVEVNYENFEIVTSYNFLKKDDNEFIAETKQEYLENLEKVIEIIKVNQLPKLVYSRRKIFTDFQQIDLKESFKNLCNSYPNAFRYIFIDANNSWMGAFSEVLGKFNKNTHAFETMSLAGTLPVSENWSEKEIEEQKPVSSYIRNILNTYSENIQESDTYDHISGNIKHLRTDFNAKIKPENLDKIIQELHPTPAVCGIPKDFCKENIQNLEKFPRELYAGYIKIETEETVQYFVNLRCSKLYKDSVHLFVGGGITAQSNPEKEWTETELKSEAVLKNLVILK